In a single window of the Campylobacter hyointestinalis subsp. lawsonii genome:
- the panC gene encoding pantoate--beta-alanine ligase: protein MQILKSVSEVLEWRKNAKGSVGFVPTMGALHGGHASLIKKSVEQNDNTIVSIFVNPTQFLPGEDLSTYPRNEEADIKICSLSGASAVFFPKESEIYAKDEPLILAPKHLSSVLEGVKRPGHFDGVCRVLNKFFNLIRPDRAYFGKKDAQQLAIVQNMVKNFFLNLEIVPCEIVRGGDGLALSSRNTYLSDSELCYALKLSRALMKASNLIKAGELSSPVIKTAMQESLEPLKVDYAEIVNRDFEAIEKVILGNSIILVAAYVGKTRLIDNLWV, encoded by the coding sequence ATGCAGATATTAAAAAGCGTAAGCGAAGTCTTAGAATGGCGCAAAAATGCTAAAGGAAGCGTCGGATTTGTCCCTACTATGGGAGCTTTGCACGGCGGTCACGCATCTTTAATCAAAAAATCAGTAGAACAAAATGACAATACAATAGTAAGTATTTTCGTAAATCCAACTCAGTTTTTACCAGGAGAAGATCTAAGCACTTATCCAAGAAATGAGGAAGCAGATATAAAAATTTGTTCTCTTAGCGGTGCATCAGCCGTTTTCTTTCCTAAAGAGAGCGAAATATATGCAAAAGACGAACCATTAATACTAGCACCAAAACATCTCTCAAGCGTACTTGAGGGCGTAAAACGCCCAGGGCATTTTGATGGAGTATGCAGGGTTTTAAACAAATTTTTTAACCTCATCAGACCAGATAGAGCGTATTTTGGAAAAAAAGATGCTCAACAGCTTGCTATCGTACAAAATATGGTAAAAAACTTCTTTTTAAATTTAGAGATTGTTCCGTGCGAGATAGTAAGAGGAGGTGATGGACTAGCACTTTCATCAAGAAATACATATCTTAGCGATAGTGAGCTTTGCTACGCACTCAAACTCTCAAGAGCGCTTATGAAAGCTTCAAATTTAATAAAAGCAGGAGAGTTAAGCTCACCAGTCATAAAAACAGCCATGCAAGAGTCTTTGGAGCCTTTGAAGGTTGATTATGCCGAAATCGTAAATAGAGACTTTGAAGCAATAGAAAAAGTCATTTTAGGAAATAGCATTATTTTAGTAGCAGCCTACGTAGGCAAAACCCGTCTGATAGACAATCTGTGGGTGTAG
- the prfB gene encoding peptide chain release factor 2, with translation MDNYEYTELLKKLNTKIENISSIIKPEFIEKRLCEITTLENDPAFWNDIKKASDLQKEKTKIVGMLNKFKTAKSAVDDALDLYELANSENDEETLSSLFDDASSLEDKITNLEISMMLSGEDDSKNAIVSIHPGAGGTESNDWASMLYRMYLRFCEREGFKVETLDFQEGDEAGLKDVSFIVKGENAYGYLKAENGIHRLVRTSPFDSAGRRHTSFSSVMVSPEVDDDIEIEIEDKDLRLDYYRASGAGGQHVNKTESAVRITHIPTGIVVQCQNDRSQHKNKATAMKMLKSRLYEFELMKQQAANNSIEKSEIGWGHQIRSYVLFPYQQVKDNRSGEAYSQTDAILDGDIKKIIEAVLISQKSANE, from the coding sequence TTGGACAATTACGAATACACAGAACTATTAAAAAAGCTAAATACAAAAATAGAAAATATCAGCTCTATAATTAAGCCTGAGTTTATAGAAAAAAGATTGTGTGAGATCACGACTTTAGAAAATGATCCTGCTTTTTGGAATGACATTAAAAAAGCTAGTGATTTACAAAAAGAAAAGACAAAAATAGTCGGTATGCTAAATAAATTTAAAACTGCAAAAAGCGCTGTGGATGACGCTCTTGATCTTTATGAATTAGCAAATAGTGAAAACGATGAAGAGACGCTTTCTTCGCTTTTTGATGACGCTTCTAGCTTAGAAGATAAGATAACAAATTTAGAAATTTCTATGATGCTTAGTGGCGAAGATGATAGCAAAAATGCCATTGTTAGCATACATCCTGGAGCCGGTGGGACCGAGAGCAATGACTGGGCTAGTATGCTTTATAGAATGTATTTGAGATTTTGCGAAAGAGAAGGGTTTAAGGTCGAAACTTTGGACTTTCAAGAAGGTGATGAAGCTGGATTAAAAGATGTAAGCTTTATCGTAAAAGGCGAGAATGCTTATGGATATCTAAAAGCTGAAAATGGTATCCATCGCCTTGTTAGAACTAGCCCATTTGATAGTGCAGGACGTCGCCATACAAGCTTTTCAAGCGTGATGGTAAGCCCTGAAGTCGATGATGATATTGAGATCGAGATAGAAGATAAGGATTTAAGGCTAGATTATTATAGAGCTAGTGGTGCAGGTGGTCAGCATGTCAATAAAACTGAAAGTGCAGTTCGCATAACTCATATCCCAACAGGCATTGTAGTGCAGTGTCAAAATGACAGAAGTCAGCACAAAAACAAAGCTACTGCTATGAAAATGCTAAAATCAAGGCTTTATGAATTTGAGCTTATGAAACAGCAAGCTGCAAATAACTCTATAGAAAAAAGCGAAATAGGCTGGGGTCATCAGATACGCTCATATGTCCTATTCCCGTATCAACAAGTAAAAGACAATAGAAGTGGCGAAGCATACAGCCAAACAGATGCTATACTTGATGGTGATATAAAAAAGATAATAGAAGCTGTTCTTATAAGTCAAAAAAGTGCTAATGAATGA
- a CDS encoding radical SAM/SPASM domain-containing protein translates to MDTFRLLNQISIVKDEIYGGGVYLYNWYNDIGVNIECENIHSIDKRKITFTDKFKQEYIDFLKTNYFINETDFPKEFYLQEYNKQLQKEQDELHLILLPAGYACNFDCVYCYENHNDRSRFKGKHSDIIYDLIKQKNPKKLHIEYFGGEPLLGLSWILDFEERIKDIEHTSSMTTNGYLLNKENFRALLDKNIRTFQITLDGIAKTHDKLRIKYGGGKTYDTILNNLKDIQTLKDDFKIIIRCNFNESNATPDYRKDYFTNIAFTKKDYRFNLIFRPIGLYSQSNNTTTQRHIDACYSSADNIKHIWEEEAQNQDYLLGDIGLYTLAGGAICYASKESCYTITPNFEVLKCTIAVDQDINKFGDIKDELKLNHQKLKNWEKYSKFDESCLKCFYFFQCMNRSCPLHNLENKRKICPIKHSDEKYMVKMIKRQKNILERLI, encoded by the coding sequence ATGGATACTTTTAGATTATTAAATCAAATAAGCATTGTCAAAGATGAGATTTATGGGGGGGGGGTATATCTATATAACTGGTATAATGATATAGGCGTAAATATAGAATGCGAAAATATCCACTCAATAGACAAACGCAAAATCACATTCACAGACAAATTCAAGCAAGAATATATAGATTTCTTAAAAACAAATTATTTTATAAATGAAACTGATTTTCCAAAAGAGTTTTATCTCCAAGAATACAACAAACAACTCCAAAAAGAACAAGACGAATTGCATCTAATTTTGCTACCGGCTGGTTATGCATGTAATTTTGATTGTGTATATTGCTATGAAAACCACAATGACCGCTCTAGATTTAAGGGTAAACATAGCGATATTATATATGATTTAATCAAGCAAAAAAATCCCAAAAAACTTCACATTGAATACTTTGGTGGTGAGCCACTTTTAGGGCTATCTTGGATACTTGATTTTGAAGAGCGTATCAAGGATATCGAGCACACTTCTTCGATGACCACAAATGGATATCTCTTAAACAAAGAGAATTTTAGAGCTTTGTTGGATAAAAATATAAGAACATTCCAAATAACACTAGATGGAATCGCCAAAACCCATGATAAACTAAGAATCAAATATGGTGGCGGTAAAACATACGATACTATACTAAATAATCTTAAAGATATTCAAACCTTAAAAGATGATTTTAAGATAATCATAAGATGTAATTTTAATGAGAGCAATGCCACGCCAGATTACAGAAAAGATTATTTTACAAACATTGCCTTCACAAAAAAAGATTATAGATTTAATCTGATTTTTAGACCCATAGGCCTATACTCTCAATCCAATAATACAACAACTCAAAGGCACATTGATGCTTGCTACTCTAGCGCTGATAATATCAAGCATATCTGGGAAGAAGAGGCGCAAAATCAAGATTATCTTTTAGGCGATATTGGCTTATATACACTTGCAGGCGGGGCGATTTGCTACGCTTCCAAAGAGTCATGCTACACAATCACGCCTAATTTTGAAGTTCTTAAATGCACCATAGCAGTAGATCAAGATATAAACAAATTTGGAGATATAAAAGATGAATTAAAACTAAACCACCAAAAATTAAAAAACTGGGAAAAATATAGCAAATTTGATGAGAGCTGTCTAAAATGCTTCTATTTTTTTCAATGTATGAATAGATCTTGTCCTTTACACAACCTAGAAAATAAAAGAAAAATTTGCCCCATAAAGCATAGCGACGAAAAATATATGGTAAAAATGATCAAAAGACAAAAAAATATTTTAGAAAGGTTAATATGA
- a CDS encoding phosphorelay protein: MGILKQLETDYDLDIVEDFLTHFDFMSSSLDSLIIKLSRKEVCSENLDEIFRIFRNIKSAAEFLKLEPLIKLATLCEDILDEAKNQKDENSEASDEFIDWLLLVADQVEAYRIDIENDELYFHILNPKIINIPKRFFS; this comes from the coding sequence GTGGGAATACTCAAACAATTAGAAACTGATTATGATTTAGATATAGTTGAAGACTTTTTGACGCATTTCGATTTTATGTCATCAAGCTTGGATTCTTTGATTATAAAATTGAGCAGAAAAGAAGTTTGCTCAGAAAATTTAGATGAAATTTTTCGTATATTTCGCAATATAAAATCAGCAGCAGAATTTTTAAAGCTAGAGCCTCTTATCAAACTTGCGACGCTTTGTGAAGATATACTTGATGAAGCTAAAAATCAAAAAGATGAAAACTCTGAGGCGAGTGATGAGTTTATAGACTGGCTATTATTGGTTGCTGATCAAGTAGAAGCTTATAGAATAGATATAGAAAACGACGAGCTGTATTTTCACATATTAAATCCAAAGATCATAAATATACCAAAACGATTTTTTTCTTGA
- a CDS encoding lysophospholipid acyltransferase family protein: MEKSFKDRLFIKFASIVIFCILWAIYLTCKKRFIGNPVSKEPCVVLFWHGKLAMFPFIFKRWWQGKSAKVIISDHKDGRVISTVSSYFGIGTISGSSSKGALKALLQAFREIKAGVDVVITPDGPRGPRHSISDGCVVIPQKMEVNIVILKYTATKFWQFKSWDKMILPKPFSIITYTLSEPFSVAHLGLDEAKELIAKHMQES; the protein is encoded by the coding sequence ATGGAAAAATCATTTAAAGATAGATTGTTTATTAAATTTGCTTCTATTGTGATTTTTTGTATATTATGGGCGATTTATCTGACTTGTAAAAAGAGATTTATCGGCAATCCCGTATCAAAAGAGCCTTGCGTAGTGCTTTTTTGGCATGGAAAACTTGCAATGTTTCCATTTATATTTAAAAGATGGTGGCAAGGCAAAAGTGCAAAGGTCATCATCTCAGACCATAAAGATGGTAGAGTAATAAGCACTGTGTCGAGTTATTTTGGTATAGGAACTATAAGCGGAAGTTCTAGTAAAGGAGCTCTTAAGGCTCTTTTACAAGCTTTTAGAGAAATAAAAGCAGGTGTTGATGTAGTCATAACTCCTGATGGACCAAGAGGGCCAAGACATAGTATAAGTGATGGTTGCGTCGTAATACCTCAAAAAATGGAAGTAAATATAGTGATTTTAAAATATACAGCTACAAAGTTTTGGCAGTTTAAAAGCTGGGATAAGATGATTTTGCCAAAACCATTTAGCATTATTACTTATACTCTAAGTGAGCCTTTTAGCGTAGCTCATTTAGGTCTAGATGAGGCTAAAGAGCTCATAGCAAAACATATGCAAGAGTCGTAA
- a CDS encoding SEL1-like repeat protein, with the protein MKKTIFSISALFVFVLLGCSATKNSTLVTNDTLGSSDTLLQTTKDKLTNDCKAGDKVSCKKLGDYFYDQAKYGDAANVYDYTCAKFWYIPACLRLAYMFKNGTGVEKNESIARDIYKRACYNGDKNSCDLAKNLKP; encoded by the coding sequence ATGAAAAAAACTATTTTTAGTATTTCTGCGTTATTTGTATTTGTTTTATTAGGATGTAGTGCTACAAAAAATAGCACTTTAGTAACAAATGATACCTTAGGTTCTAGTGATACTTTGTTGCAAACAACTAAAGATAAACTAACTAACGATTGTAAGGCGGGAGATAAGGTAAGCTGCAAGAAACTAGGTGATTATTTTTACGATCAAGCTAAGTATGGCGACGCTGCAAATGTTTATGACTATACGTGTGCTAAGTTTTGGTATATACCTGCTTGTTTAAGGTTAGCGTATATGTTTAAGAATGGTACTGGTGTGGAGAAAAATGAATCAATAGCACGAGATATCTATAAAAGAGCTTGTTATAATGGAGATAAAAACTCTTGCGATTTAGCTAAGAATCTAAAACCATAA
- a CDS encoding type II secretion system protein: MNLDSILIGLGYNINDALLQQVKRILSACDFDENEISHILNLNDKLKLHFAFVAISNSEDVFKIKCESNDNEIKKAFNEIVSEWALKYKFKIKKLDGKETYYIIGRA, translated from the coding sequence ATGAATTTAGATTCGATCTTAATAGGTCTTGGATACAATATAAATGATGCTTTATTGCAGCAAGTAAAAAGGATTTTATCTGCTTGTGATTTTGATGAAAACGAAATTTCACATATTTTAAATTTAAATGATAAGTTAAAGTTGCATTTTGCTTTTGTAGCTATATCAAATAGCGAAGATGTTTTTAAGATCAAATGTGAATCAAACGATAACGAGATCAAAAAAGCTTTTAATGAGATTGTTAGCGAATGGGCATTAAAATATAAATTTAAAATCAAAAAACTAGACGGCAAGGAAACATATTATATTATCGGTCGTGCGTAA
- the tilS gene encoding tRNA lysidine(34) synthetase TilS encodes MSIKLSNLDALKNKKCLLAFSHGVDSTALFYLLDELGLEFDLAFVNYKTRAASDLEEASAKELCLKFNKKIYIKTAPLDLKNGSNFEKKARDIRHSFFDEICIKFGYNSLIFAHQLNDCLEWFFMQLSKGAGIANLCGFEPLETKMAKFENIKKQISVARPLINISRNEILNFLNERDIKYFTDISNCDIKFKRNYMRTKFSDDFINEFSKGVAKSFEFLRNDKKMLLGEFIYDDGEFFIVKKSENSINLIDKAAKRLGVLMSQKSRLLCQKSDCVMSHKICIASNDTHYFISPLNKQKMDKKFKEECRILKIPPLIRPYLYSHRSLVDLFRSYKLLS; translated from the coding sequence TTGAGCATTAAACTATCAAATTTAGACGCGTTAAAAAATAAAAAATGTTTGTTAGCATTTTCACACGGAGTTGATAGTACAGCTCTTTTTTATCTTTTAGATGAGCTTGGTTTGGAATTTGACTTAGCTTTTGTAAATTACAAAACAAGAGCTGCGAGCGACTTAGAAGAAGCTAGTGCTAAAGAGCTTTGCTTGAAATTTAATAAAAAAATTTATATCAAAACTGCTCCTTTGGATCTAAAAAACGGCTCAAATTTTGAAAAAAAGGCGCGCGATATTAGGCATAGTTTTTTTGATGAAATTTGTATAAAATTTGGTTATAACTCACTCATCTTTGCTCATCAGCTAAATGACTGTTTAGAATGGTTTTTTATGCAACTTAGCAAAGGCGCTGGAATAGCAAATCTATGTGGATTTGAACCGCTTGAAACAAAAATGGCTAAATTTGAAAATATCAAAAAGCAAATTAGTGTAGCTAGACCGCTTATAAATATAAGCAGAAATGAAATTCTAAATTTTTTAAACGAAAGAGATATCAAGTATTTTACAGATATTTCAAATTGTGATATTAAATTTAAACGAAACTATATGAGAACAAAATTTAGTGACGATTTTATAAACGAGTTTAGCAAAGGAGTTGCAAAGAGCTTTGAGTTTTTAAGAAATGATAAAAAGATGCTTTTGGGAGAATTTATATATGATGATGGAGAGTTTTTTATAGTAAAAAAAAGTGAAAATTCGATAAATCTTATAGATAAAGCAGCCAAAAGACTAGGTGTTTTAATGAGCCAAAAATCAAGACTTTTGTGTCAAAAAAGCGACTGCGTGATGTCTCATAAGATCTGCATAGCTTCTAATGATACGCATTATTTCATATCGCCACTAAACAAGCAAAAAATGGATAAAAAATTTAAAGAAGAGTGCAGAATACTAAAAATTCCACCACTTATAAGACCTTATCTTTACTCTCATCGGTCTCTTGTAGATCTGTTTCGCTCATATAAACTTTTATCTTAA
- a CDS encoding helix-turn-helix domain-containing protein gives MYKEKYEIWKQSKSYKKRKNISRVELADMIGVSVKTMYNYENKITKISSDDLKKNIKCP, from the coding sequence ATTTATAAGGAAAAATATGAAATATGGAAACAAAGTAAAAGCTATAAGAAAAGAAAAAATATATCAAGAGTAGAATTAGCCGATATGATAGGCGTTAGTGTAAAAACAATGTATAATTATGAAAATAAAATAACAAAAATATCAAGTGATGATTTGAAAAAAAATATCAAATGCCCTTAA
- a CDS encoding DUF4097 family beta strand repeat-containing protein, whose translation MNKTFNFTGSSIKANFAIEMDIDILQTTEQNAYIKFESNSDQIIVEHTENSLTISSKIDDKISSNIDNINSLSDLFVVALKAGIKSQNIKGIAKIFIPQNNNSSLNLKTNNADIISEAKINNLNLNINNGNITIKNSTNDLNAKSNNCNFDIQGDTKNLKIDSNNGTIDITSDIENLDIKSNNSNITLTGNNKINNWKIKINNGIIRINKKDFDGTIYHKENIINSGSGQGIIKIIGGKIIEIK comes from the coding sequence ATGAATAAGACATTTAATTTCACAGGTTCTAGCATAAAAGCCAATTTTGCTATCGAAATGGATATAGATATTTTGCAAACTACCGAGCAAAATGCATATATAAAATTTGAAAGCAACAGCGATCAAATAATAGTAGAACATACAGAAAATAGCCTAACTATAAGCTCTAAAATAGACGATAAAATATCATCAAATATCGACAATATAAATAGTCTTAGCGACCTATTTGTAGTTGCGCTAAAAGCAGGGATAAAATCCCAAAATATAAAAGGCATAGCAAAAATCTTCATACCTCAAAACAACAATAGCTCCTTAAATCTCAAAACAAACAATGCTGACATCATATCAGAAGCTAAAATAAATAATTTAAATTTAAATATCAATAACGGCAACATCACAATAAAAAACAGCACAAATGATCTAAACGCAAAATCAAATAATTGTAATTTCGATATACAAGGCGATACAAAAAATCTAAAAATAGATTCTAATAACGGAACCATCGACATCACAAGCGATATAGAAAATTTAGATATAAAATCAAATAACTCCAATATAACATTAACAGGAAACAACAAAATCAATAATTGGAAAATAAAAATAAATAACGGCATCATAAGGATAAATAAAAAAGATTTCGATGGAACCATTTACCACAAAGAAAATATCATAAATAGTGGTAGTGGCCAAGGCATCATAAAGATAATTGGCGGCAAGATTATCGAAATTAAATAA
- a CDS encoding AraC family transcriptional regulator has translation MIDEICNILNSQFQKDGVFNSKFEWLYFYKISKKSEFIHAFYEPSFCIILSGQKSVEIKNQIFFYDNSRYLIAPMYLSTKVAITKTPYLALKIAFNVGEILEIIKELEIKKFNNTKDLGLFFGNIDDSLLNAIFRLVGLESSDKFRANLIKKEILYMLLSGDGGDFLRSYTQNGSIKNIILKAINEIKSSYKDPINIENLARNFNISSSSFYSNFKEITGLSPLVFIKHLRLEEAKNILINSSFDAHSVALMVGYESPTQFSREYAKMYGLPPITHKKLLKSQGF, from the coding sequence ATGATAGATGAAATTTGCAATATTTTAAATAGCCAATTCCAAAAAGATGGGGTTTTTAATAGTAAGTTTGAGTGGCTATATTTTTATAAAATTAGCAAAAAATCAGAATTTATCCATGCATTTTATGAGCCATCGTTTTGTATAATTTTAAGCGGACAAAAGAGTGTTGAGATTAAAAATCAAATATTTTTTTACGACAATAGTCGCTACTTAATAGCCCCAATGTATCTAAGCACAAAAGTAGCAATCACCAAAACCCCATACCTTGCCCTTAAAATCGCATTTAACGTAGGTGAAATTTTAGAGATAATCAAAGAATTAGAGATTAAAAAATTTAACAATACAAAAGATTTAGGGCTATTTTTTGGCAATATTGATGATAGTTTGCTTAACGCAATATTTAGGCTTGTTGGCCTTGAAAGTAGTGATAAATTTAGAGCAAATTTAATAAAAAAAGAAATTTTATACATGCTTTTAAGTGGCGATGGGGGTGATTTTTTACGCTCATATACTCAAAATGGAAGCATAAAAAATATTATTTTAAAAGCCATTAATGAGATTAAATCAAGCTATAAAGATCCAATAAATATAGAGAATTTAGCAAGAAATTTTAATATCTCATCATCATCTTTTTACTCAAATTTCAAAGAGATAACAGGCTTAAGCCCCCTTGTATTTATAAAACATTTACGACTAGAAGAGGCAAAAAATATACTTATAAATAGTAGTTTTGATGCTCATAGCGTGGCTTTAATGGTGGGTTATGAGAGCCCAACGCAATTTAGCCGAGAATACGCTAAAATGTATGGCTTACCACCAATTACACACAAAAAACTACTAAAATCGCAAGGATTTTAG
- the rimO gene encoding 30S ribosomal protein S12 methylthiotransferase RimO, with protein MPNLYLVSLGCNKNLVDSEIMLGRLSSYDIVDDPKNADVMIVNTCGFIESAKEESIRAILELASYKKENSVLVVTGCLMQRYRDELMRELPEVDIFSGVGDYAKIDELILKKQSLFSPEIYLQKSNTKRIITGSSYHAYIKIAEGCNQKCSFCAIPSFKGKLQSRSIESIADEVKALIKDGFSDFSFIAQDTSSFLRDFGIKNGLISLIDEIEKIDGIKAARILYLYPTTASFSLIERIIASPKFVNYFDMPIQHINDDMLKIMRRGSSKERLKELLYKMRNAKDSFLRTGVIVGHPGETDDRFDELCEFLSEFKFDRISAFAYSKEEDTLAYEMEQVSPKIITKRLNKIEKIIKKSIDESFKNLLNKTIKVQINGISSEGEMFFGAKSIVWDREIDGEILINDTQIKDPKVGEIYDCLITDFHGDKLLGTIVEH; from the coding sequence ATGCCAAACTTATATTTAGTCTCACTTGGATGTAATAAAAATCTAGTCGATAGCGAGATAATGCTAGGACGCCTTAGCTCATACGATATCGTTGATGACCCTAAAAATGCCGATGTTATGATAGTAAATACATGCGGTTTTATAGAGAGCGCAAAAGAAGAAAGCATAAGGGCTATACTTGAACTAGCAAGTTATAAAAAAGAAAATAGCGTACTAGTAGTCACAGGATGTTTGATGCAAAGATATCGTGACGAGCTTATGCGTGAGCTTCCAGAAGTCGATATATTTAGCGGAGTTGGAGACTATGCTAAGATAGATGAGCTTATCCTTAAAAAGCAAAGTCTATTTAGTCCTGAAATTTACTTGCAAAAAAGCAATACAAAACGTATCATAACAGGGTCTAGCTACCACGCATACATAAAAATAGCCGAGGGTTGCAACCAAAAATGCAGCTTTTGTGCGATCCCTTCATTTAAAGGAAAACTTCAAAGCAGAAGTATAGAAAGTATAGCTGATGAGGTAAAAGCACTCATAAAAGACGGCTTTAGCGACTTTAGCTTCATCGCTCAAGACACTAGCTCATTTTTGCGAGATTTTGGTATAAAAAACGGACTTATAAGCCTCATAGACGAAATAGAAAAAATTGATGGCATAAAGGCAGCTAGGATCTTATACCTGTATCCGACTACTGCTAGTTTTTCTTTGATAGAACGCATCATAGCTTCACCTAAATTTGTGAATTATTTTGATATGCCTATCCAGCATATAAATGATGATATGTTAAAAATAATGCGTAGAGGCTCATCAAAAGAGCGTTTAAAAGAACTTTTATACAAAATGAGAAATGCAAAAGATAGCTTTTTACGAACAGGCGTCATCGTAGGACATCCTGGCGAAACAGATGATAGATTTGATGAATTATGCGAGTTTTTGAGTGAATTTAAATTTGATAGAATTTCAGCTTTTGCATATTCTAAAGAAGAAGATACTCTTGCTTATGAAATGGAACAAGTAAGTCCAAAAATTATAACAAAAAGACTAAACAAAATAGAAAAAATCATCAAAAAAAGCATTGATGAGAGCTTTAAAAATCTACTAAATAAAACTATAAAAGTTCAAATAAACGGGATAAGCAGTGAGGGCGAAATGTTTTTTGGGGCTAAAAGTATAGTGTGGGACAGGGAGATAGATGGTGAAATTCTCATAAATGATACTCAAATAAAAGATCCTAAAGTGGGCGAAATTTATGATTGTTTGATCACAGATTTTCATGGCGATAAACTTTTAGGAACGATAGTTGAGCATTAA